The proteins below come from a single Mesobacillus jeotgali genomic window:
- a CDS encoding MaoC/PaaZ C-terminal domain-containing protein, translating into MSSLAELKVGESLKEVQLDPVDRITLIKYAGASGDYNPIHTIDEEAKKAGLPGIIAHGMWTMGNLAKLFTEFYEEGFIQDYMIRFKGMVFLNDVVTLKAKLAEENENILRFNVRAVNQNGNEVIKGDVLYHRYDS; encoded by the coding sequence ATGAGCAGCTTAGCAGAATTGAAGGTAGGAGAATCCCTGAAGGAGGTTCAGCTTGATCCGGTCGACCGGATAACGCTGATTAAATATGCCGGTGCTTCGGGAGATTACAATCCAATCCATACAATCGATGAAGAAGCTAAAAAAGCTGGGCTGCCGGGAATCATCGCTCACGGCATGTGGACAATGGGCAACCTGGCAAAGCTTTTCACCGAATTTTACGAGGAGGGATTCATTCAGGACTATATGATTCGTTTTAAAGGAATGGTTTTCCTGAATGACGTCGTCACTCTAAAAGCAAAGCTGGCAGAGGAAAATGAGAACATCCTTAGATTCAACGTTAGAGCAGTCAATCAAAATGGCAATGAAGTCATTAAGGGAGATGTCCTGTATCATCGGTATGATTCTTAA
- the fabG gene encoding 3-oxoacyl-ACP reductase FabG: protein MAGRFEGRVAFVTGGSRGIGKGIVQLFAEEGAKVAFIDLNEEALAETTNELREKGYEVYSKVANVTDSGQVEQTVKEVHDTFGSVDILVNNAGVIRDNLLFKMSDSDWQTVMDVHLKGSFNAAKAAQKYMVEQKYGRIINISSTSALGNRGQANYAAAKAGLQGFTKTLAIELGRYGITANSVAPGFIETEMTKETAARIGISFDDLIKHSVAGIPVGRSGKPADIANAVAFFADEKSSFVNGQVIYVAGGPKN, encoded by the coding sequence ATGGCAGGAAGATTTGAGGGAAGAGTTGCTTTTGTGACGGGAGGCAGCAGAGGAATCGGAAAAGGGATTGTTCAGCTTTTCGCCGAGGAAGGAGCGAAGGTTGCTTTTATTGACTTGAATGAGGAAGCATTGGCGGAAACCACAAACGAGTTGCGTGAGAAGGGTTATGAAGTTTACTCCAAGGTAGCGAATGTGACGGACTCCGGGCAGGTTGAACAGACAGTGAAAGAAGTGCATGACACTTTTGGCTCTGTCGACATCCTTGTGAACAATGCCGGTGTTATCCGCGATAACCTCCTTTTTAAAATGAGTGATTCCGACTGGCAAACTGTCATGGACGTCCACCTTAAAGGTTCATTCAATGCAGCAAAAGCAGCTCAGAAGTATATGGTTGAACAGAAATATGGCCGAATCATCAATATTTCGTCAACCTCTGCACTTGGAAACAGGGGCCAGGCAAACTATGCAGCTGCCAAGGCAGGTCTCCAGGGTTTCACTAAAACACTTGCGATTGAGCTGGGGCGTTATGGGATAACAGCCAATTCGGTCGCTCCGGGCTTCATCGAGACGGAAATGACGAAGGAAACAGCAGCTCGAATTGGAATCTCATTTGACGACTTGATTAAGCACAGTGTCGCAGGCATTCCTGTCGGCAGAAGCGGAAAACCAGCGGATATCGCCAACGCAGTGGCCTTCTTTGCTGATGAAAAATCGTCCTTTGTCAACGGCCAGGTCATTTATGTAGCGGGCGGTCCAAAAAATTAA
- a CDS encoding MaoC family dehydratase N-terminal domain-containing protein, with translation MFKEHIGKQSNKIKNIVERGAVRKFAEAIGDLHPIFIDEETGKNSRYNRNIAPPTFPRVFDYGTIQGLNLPNKGLIHGEQTYHYERPLLVGEEITCYSVIKNYFEKKGTQGEMGFLVLESFGEDEMGKLVFSSTQTVIITEAVRKVLIG, from the coding sequence GTGTTCAAAGAGCATATTGGCAAACAGTCCAATAAAATTAAAAACATTGTGGAACGCGGCGCTGTCAGGAAATTTGCCGAAGCCATCGGAGATCTTCATCCTATTTTCATTGATGAAGAAACAGGCAAAAACTCACGATATAACAGGAACATTGCGCCGCCTACATTTCCTAGGGTTTTCGATTACGGAACAATACAGGGGCTGAATCTTCCTAATAAAGGCCTCATCCATGGGGAACAGACTTATCATTATGAACGCCCCTTGCTTGTAGGTGAAGAAATTACCTGTTACTCGGTGATCAAAAATTATTTCGAGAAGAAAGGAACCCAGGGTGAAATGGGCTTCCTGGTATTAGAAAGCTTTGGTGAGGATGAAATGGGAAAACTAGTCTTTTCCTCCACGCAAACGGTCATTATCACGGAAGCGGTAAGGAAGGTGTTGATTGGATGA